ATAGCTGGCGTTGGTATTTTGATAAAGAATACGACAGCTTAATGCTTGAAATTTCATCAGAAATGTTATTTCGTTGTAATTATGCAAGCAAAATATTAATACCAGATGTATTTGATGAGTTTTCGTTTTCTGTTGATGACGCGACGGCTTATTATCTATTTTATGATAGTTGCCAATCTTTAGCTTTAAGTGACTCGCAAAAGATTGAATTATCCATTAATGCCATTGTTGCGGCTAATTTTATTAAACCTCAAATGCCAAAAAGTTGGTATTTTTGCCAACAACCTAAGCTATATCGTCCTAAATTAGCGGACATTGTTGAAGTCAGCATGCAAGAAGGTGATCAACGGGTTTTTTTATTAGTCGTTGAAGCGGGTGAAAATGCTTCACTGTGTATTATTGCTCAACCTACATTTGTGGCAATGAATAAAACATTTTATTTTTCCGAAGCAATTAAAGTGATGAATGATCGACTGGCGCCAATCCAAAAAAATGTCATGGATGAGAGTTCGTTGATAGACCTTAAGTTAGAAGCCATTTCGTAAACAATACCATTCTAATCCGACTATTGTCTTGTCAGTAAGACTTAATTTCGATTTAAACCTGCTATATTTTGATTTTGTTATTCACAACAGGTTGTGAAGCAGGCAATGTATTGATCTGTTTAATCGATGACTTAAACGGCATTTCGTTACGGTATCGCAGTTGAACGCTTTAAAACTGAATAAAAATGACTTTAAAGGATAGCATTTAGCATCAACGGTTTTAAATTTAAGCCATATAACATTATTAACGTATTGATTGGCAGGCTAACTTGTCATCATAGTGGGGTAATAATTTATTAAGTGTCAATCAACCATTTTAATCAATAATTAACGATTTATTATTGATAAATCAGAATTCTATAACCAATGATCATTAAGGTTTTTTTATTAATTCAATTTTGATATCACCCTCAGGTATACAACTACAAGCTAAAATACGGTGATCGCGTTTTATTGCAGATTGAGTAAGAGGATTCACTTTTCCTTGTTTTAATACCACTGCACATTTTCCACAAATTCCAACTCTGCATGAATAAGGGAGAGTAATATTATGTTGTTCCAGTTGTTCTAAAATAGTCTGTTGTTGATTTCCTTTGATTGTATTGTTCTCAAAAGTAATATTACACTGTTCGTGGTTAAATCGATTATTTTCGGGAAAAGATTTTAAATACTTTTTGGCCGGTTGCCTTTCAAGTATCTCAACAGGATCGTCAATTGATATTGATCCGACATTGCGAGCTATCATATTCATTCCAAAATCTATTTCCCCTTGCTCATCAGTCCGAAAATAGCGGAGCGTATTGAGTGGTTCATTATTTGCTAAAGGCTTTGCTGTATTAATATTAAAAGTGGTAAGTACACAGCGACTACACGGTTTAACGATATCAAAAATGACATCGCCAATTTTGATGATTTTCCAGCCATCTTCGGCAAAAGGAAGCGCACCTTGAATGATGATATTGCTTCGAAACTGCTGAATATCGAGCTTTTCCAAGCATCTTTGTTGTAAATAATTGAATGATGCTTCATTCAATAGTAGATAAGGATAGCCATCTGCAAAGCTTACCGGTGTTTGAGGATATCGTTTTGTTCGTCTTGTCAAATTAGTGCCAATCCAGCGCAATTGCACATTTTTTTGAAGGATGTGACTAAAAAATTGGTTAAGTCTGATTGGCGCAATATGAGAGGTAAAATGGTTACCCCAAACTTCGGTTGGTTCATTAGTTTCAATAAATTCATCAAATTGAATTGCTATTGATTCGTTATTTGACGTTGAAACAACAATACTGTTGTTAACTATAGCTGTTTTTAGTTTTAAAAGCTCAGGAAATTGTCTTGCGGTGATAAATGTTCCGTCAGGTTCACTAATCATCAATACACGATCATATTTGAATCCCCCTACAACAACATTCGACGTATTTAGGGGAATACCTGCAAGCGATTTAATCGGATAGATAAATAATTGGCTGACAGCGCTCATAATAAATAAAGTGATGAGTAAAAATGATCTTAATTGTAAACTGAATTCATCGTAATTTATAGGCAGTAGATAGTACGCCTATAAATAATCGATTGGCTACATAGGCAGATCTTGTAGAACTTTAGCATATTTTACTACATAGTCTAGGAAAATATTAGCAGAAGAAATGTAATAAACGAAATGTCCTTTAGTTATGATAGCATGAGGACCTTTATTTACTCCGCAGTGGTAACCAGGATTTAATTGAAGCTCTGATTTTTCAATTATTTTCTTATATTTTTCAGCTTCAATCGTAGAATCAAATGTTAATATCAAAACAGAAAAAGAAGGATAATATTTATTGTAAATACGGGTATTACTTTTAAAACCGTACCATTTTATACCAGATCCATTAAATTGATAATATTGATTCGAATTACAATCAGAGAAGCGAACCGAGCCGGATCGTTCAAAATAGAGTCGTTCATCTTGATTGAATCCATCTTGATTAAGTCTCTTAAAGAAAGCATCTAATTTGCCAAATTCGACTTGATCAAATTTTAAGGTTAATTCAGTATATGGTACTGAGGATGTTCTATTATTGAGTTGAAAAAAATAATAAAAAATTATTATTAGTAATATTATTAAAAAAAATATGCATTGAAAAAACAAAATTTTTCTTCTTTTCATACCAATCCTCTAATTCTTTAATGATTAAATTGTTAAAATATTATGAAATTGTAGTATAGCTAATTTCTAGGATAAAAAAATAAGTTTTACCACTAGGTGTCATTACTGATATTTCATCGTCAACTTTATGACCAATTAACGCTCTGGCAACAGGACTATTAATAGAAATCCAATTTTTTTTAGGATCAAATTCATCGGCTCCTACAATGCGGTAAATTTGTACGTGACCGGATTCATCTTCTAGTTTAACCCAAGCACCAAAAAATACTTTGCCTTCTTGCCTTGGATCAGGATCGATAATGGTTAATATTTCTAGGCGTTTTGTTAAAAATCGTACTCGTCTGTCAATTTCACGCAATCGTCGTTTTCCATAAATATATTCTGCATTTTCACTCCGATCGCCAAGGGCTGCCGCATCAGATACAGCTTGAGTAACACGGGGTCTTTCTTCTTTCCATAAATATTTCAATTCACGATCGAGTGCCAAGTAGCCCTCTCTTGTTATATAATTAGCTTTTTGCATAATAAGTTTACATTCCGTTAATCGACGAGATATACAGAGATATCATGATAAATAATCAAATTAGCCATATTATAGCGGGTGAATTAACCGTAAAACCAGAACAAGTTTTAGCTGCCATTCAGTTATTAGATGATGGTAGTACCGTTCCCTTTATTGCTCGATATCGTAAAGAGATGACCGGAGGTCTGGATGATACCCAATTACGTACCTTAGATAGCCGTTTAAGTTATTTGCGAGAACTAGAAGATCGTAAACAAACAATTTTAAAATCAATTGAGGAACAGGGTAAATTAACCCCAGAATTAAGCCAAAAAATTACTGATACGCTTAGTAAAACGGAATTAGAAGATCTTTATCTTCCTTATAAGCCAAAACGTCGTACCCGCGGTCAAATAGCAATCGAGGCGGGGCTTGAATCTCTCGCTGACGATTTATGGCAAAATCCCGATCTCAATCCAGAAATTGAAGCTGAAAAATATATCAATGCAGATAAAGGCATTGCTGATACTAAATCTGCCTTAGATGGTGCCCGTTATATTTTAATGGAGCGTTTTGCTGAAGATGCCGCTTTACTTGCTAAAGTTCGTCATTATCTTTGGAATAACGCACATCTTGTATCTCAAGTTATTACTGGTAAAGAGGAAGAAGGTGCTAAATTTAGAGACTACTTTGCACAAAGTGAACTTATTTCAAAAGTGCCTTCTCATCGTGCTTTAGCTATGTTTAGAGGACGAAATGAAGGATTTTTACAACTTTCACTCAATGCCGATCCACAATTTGAAGAAACGCCAAAAGAGAGCTATTGCGAGCAAATTATTACAGAGCATTTAGGGATTCATTTTAATGATCAACCTGCAGATAAATGGCGTAAAGCAGTTATTAATTGGACATGGCGAATTAAGATTTTAATGCACATGGAAACCGAGCTTATGACCACTTTGCGTGAACGTGCTGAAGAGGAAGCAATTAACGTATTTGCAGCAAATTTACACGATATGTTGATGGCTGCACCTGCAGGTATGAAAGTCACCATGGGAATGGATCCAGGCTTACGAACAGGTGTAAAAATTGCTGTTGTGGATTCTACAGGTAAACTTATTGAGACCGAAACGATTTATCCTCATACAGGACAAGCTGATAAAGCAGCAATGATTGTTGCTGCACTTTGCATCAAACATCAAGTGGAATTAGTTGCAATTGGTAATGGCACGGCATCTCGTGAAACTGAACGTTTTTATCTTGATGTTCAGAAAAAGTATCCGGAAGTAAAAGGGCAAAAAGTTATTGTCAGCGAAGCTGGGGCTTCTGTTTATTCTGCATCAGAGCTTGCTGCTCAAGAGTTCCCTGATCTGGATGTATCAATTCGTGGTGCGGTATCCATTGCTCGTCGTTTACAAGATCCATTAGCTGAGCTAGTAAAAATCGATCCAAAATCCATTGGGGTGGGGCAATATCAGCATGATGTTAGTCAGACCCAATTAGCTAAAAAACTTGATGCGGTGGTTGAAGATGGAGTAAATGCGGTAGGGGTAAATTTAAACACTGCATCAATGATGTTACTTGCCCGTATTGCAGGATTGAATAAAGTTATTGCCCAAAATATTGTAGATTGGCGTAATGAAAATGGTCAATTTACCGATCGCAAACAGTTGTTAAAAGTTAGTCGTTTAGGCCCTAAAGCGTTTGAACAATGTGCTGGTTTTTTACGCATAATGGAGGGTAAAAATCCACTTGATGCATCGGCTGTTCACCCTGAAGCCTATCCGGTTGTCGAACGAATTTTAGAGAAAAATCATAAATCTTTAAAAGAAATTTTAGGTGATACTAATTATCTGAAATCATTAAAAGCGGTTGATTACGTTGATGACCATTTTGGTGTTCCAACTGTCACTGATATTATTAAAGAACTTGATAAACCCGGACGAGATCCAAGGCCTGAATTTAAAACTGCCCAGTTTGCTGATAACATCGAAACAATGGAAGATTTAAAAATAGGCATGATTATGGAGGGTGCGGTAACCAATGTTACCAATTTTGGTGCTTTTGTTGATATTGGTGTACATCAAGATGGTTTAGTTCATATATCAGCATTATCTGATAAATTTATTGAAGATCCACGAACGGTTGTTAAAGCTGGTGATATTGTGAAAGTTAAAGTGATTGAAGTGGATATTGCCCGCAAACGTATTGCTTTATCGATGCGACTTGATGATCCAACAACGCCAAAAGTAGAAGGGGCCAAAGCTCGAACGAATAAATCAACCGGCACTTCTAAAAGTGGACAGTCAGCGCCTATTACAAATAGTGCAATGGGTAATGCTTTTGCTGCAGCTTTTAAAAAAGGAAAATAAATTCAGTTATATTTTATTTGTAAAGGGAGGTTAATGCCTCCTTTTTATTTAACGCTAATTTCAAAATATTTTAATAAAATTATTGATGATAAATCCAGTGATTAAAAATCAAATCACGAGCTCAATCACTTTATTTAGAATTATTATTTTAATAAATATTCATTTGAGAACCATTAAATATCAATAAATTGATATTTCGCTATTCCATATTGTATATATTATTATATACTATGCACAATTGTGTAGATTATTTTTAACATATACAATTAATTATCTTATTTATTCAGCCTGTTAGTAAAGTTAAACTACTTTGCGCTGATCTTTTTAATAGCATTTCTTATTTTGATATTCTTAAATTAGTTTATTAACAACATTTGAATATTACACTTTTTCGATAGCGACATAGTCGTTTTTGCTCTAGATATTAAATAAAAATATACCGTTACATGGATGCAATTTAATAACTTTCTAATGGTTTTTATTGCTTATACCCGTTTTTAAAATTTGAAATTGTAATAGGTAACAATTTTTATCAATCATTTGATAATTCTGTAGTTTATTAAAACTTTAAATCAATAACTTTATTCTAATTTGCAGGAAAGTTTATGAGTAGAGGAATTAGCATGAATAGTAAAATGTTTGTTTCCCCCAAATTTTATTTGATGCAATTAATATTTAATATTACAGCTATTTCTTTTTTTTGCCTTTTTTGCCATACATCTCTAGCCGCATTATCATTTGCTGCAACCACTACGCAATATATTCACGGTAATCCGCCTGAAATTCTAGAATCTGCTGATACAAAAATCTTAAATGGAATTCAATTTAAATTAAATATTGATGGTCTTGATCCTGTGATTGTTTTGCCTGGTACTGATAATAAGATTTCTGTTGCTTACAACACTTCACCAAGTATTTATTCATTTGGGGTAGATACTTCAAGTTTGAATGATAGTGATATAAATGATGTAGATGGTGACAAAGTGGCTACTACCGGCAGTTTTATCATTCAGTCTATTAATACTGAATGGCGGGACTCAAACAATAACATAATTCCTTCTGATTCTACTTCCCAACTTGGTAGTGATGTGTGTAATTCATCGACGGCTAATGCAAAATCATCAGTAAAAGTAACGATTCAATTTGTTGCTAAAACCCAGTACGGTGCTCCTGATCAGTCAGAACCAAGAGAAGTCTCTAAAACATTTCAAGTCAGTGCTGATGATGGTATCTGTTATATTAGGCCTGGTGTATTGGCTCTGATTATGCACAATGGATGGGATGAAGGGGATAACTATGCTCCTTATGGTGCTGATACGATAGATCTTGATGTTCCTTATAACGTAGACCAATTTACTATGCATAAAGGTTTTAAGGCCTCCGCTAAAGATCAAAACGGCAATTACTTCCCAACATATGGTTTCCCGGATGCACGTTTTAGAATTGTGCCGGTAAATCCAATTTCAGATTATAGTTATACCTTGGTTAAAAATCCGAATAATTCACTAATTAGTGCTTCTCGTGATTCAAGCGCTGATTCTAAAAGTGAATTTAAATTTACCGAAAATGTACCAGCTCAAGATAATAAATTTGTAATATTAGTTACCAATAATCGAACGTTAGCACAGTTTTATTACACTTTCTCTATAAAACATTGGTTATATTTTACAAATAATTTGGTGGGCAATTGGCAAAACGCTAATAGTTATTGTCAAAATAATAATGATAGATTACCAATACGAGCTGAGTTATCCAATTCTAGTTTTGCTACCGTTCCAACAACTAATGATAACTATTATGTAAAAAATAATGGATATAGAAGAGCAATCGGTGAAGGATTATTGCCAGAATGGGGTAAAGCCTACTTTTATTCCCCACTTGATTATATTGGGCGAGATATGATGTCTGGTGCGCCAAATTTAAGAAGTTTAATCAATTATGATTTCTATTTTACCAGTGAACCATCATCGGTAAAAGATGTATTAGGTAATTATAGATATTACAGTGTGGGGATGGTAGAAGGTAATATTATTGTTGAACCAGATGTAGCATATACCTTATGTGTTAAATATTAACGTTGATATACAATTAGCTATTTTTTTAAAATCTAAACAGATATTAATGATTTATCTTAATATTTGATTTTGATGTTAATCAAATGAGCAGGTTTTCAAACTGCTCATTTTTATTTCAAAAATCTCATGAGGTAAAAATTTAAGACATTATTTTGGAATTTTATAATAAGCCTGTTAATGGTTTATTAAGCACACACTCATTAAAAAACGCTATTATGATAAATAAACAGTTGGCAAAACAATATTTTTCAGGCCAAATTGTTTTAATTCCATAGCAAAATTTTCGATATGTTGTTTTGAGGCGCTCTGCCATGTTTTGGCTTCACCTCTCACACCATGATTATGAAATGCATTGATTCTAATTTTTATATTTGCATCAAATTGCTTTAAAAAATTAGCTAAATGTTCAG
This Gilliamella sp. ESL0443 DNA region includes the following protein-coding sequences:
- a CDS encoding YcbX family protein, which codes for MMSAVSQLFIYPIKSLAGIPLNTSNVVVGGFKYDRVLMISEPDGTFITARQFPELLKLKTAIVNNSIVVSTSNNESIAIQFDEFIETNEPTEVWGNHFTSHIAPIRLNQFFSHILQKNVQLRWIGTNLTRRTKRYPQTPVSFADGYPYLLLNEASFNYLQQRCLEKLDIQQFRSNIIIQGALPFAEDGWKIIKIGDVIFDIVKPCSRCVLTTFNINTAKPLANNEPLNTLRYFRTDEQGEIDFGMNMIARNVGSISIDDPVEILERQPAKKYLKSFPENNRFNHEQCNITFENNTIKGNQQQTILEQLEQHNITLPYSCRVGICGKCAVVLKQGKVNPLTQSAIKRDHRILACSCIPEGDIKIELIKKP
- the greB gene encoding transcription elongation factor GreB is translated as MQKANYITREGYLALDRELKYLWKEERPRVTQAVSDAAALGDRSENAEYIYGKRRLREIDRRVRFLTKRLEILTIIDPDPRQEGKVFFGAWVKLEDESGHVQIYRIVGADEFDPKKNWISINSPVARALIGHKVDDEISVMTPSGKTYFFILEISYTTIS
- a CDS encoding cell division protein ZapC yields the protein MKMAFRPTDSWRWYFDKEYDSLMLEISSEMLFRCNYASKILIPDVFDEFSFSVDDATAYYLFYDSCQSLALSDSQKIELSINAIVAANFIKPQMPKSWYFCQQPKLYRPKLADIVEVSMQEGDQRVFLLVVEAGENASLCIIAQPTFVAMNKTFYFSEAIKVMNDRLAPIQKNVMDESSLIDLKLEAIS